From the Toxoplasma gondii ME49 chromosome VIIa, whole genome shotgun sequence genome, one window contains:
- a CDS encoding hypothetical protein (encoded by transcript TGME49_281440~Predicted trans-membrane domain (TMHMM2.0):368-391) — protein MPARSRQLASSASLEREVSAAEAPVMPVRSILKKPRAADSSGVNPGDLASKAPVGRVVPRLLPKRSPCVPVDARRGLSFAPSLHSFSSSSSFFCENFVEVTAETRRRSTSNPRRQPEEQSSLPSCEHPEEIRAPSEVPPTSPSVSVAPTAQSRGQMSPEDSLGRQSYWQSVQTHASEKLETGQASPSLASLEDGRSVGSVLTRKSDRTTASGNDQADDGFPQGSSDAAPDATSTSPAASSGAARVQELREMEPEEARRSSEEGRSGGQGEESRACGLDAGRNIHSKENGSGDAKADSFLGIAPVASLKKKREGEGTEETLPGGENLLTDGEDSSSRSLEPSDKAGDGGGFWSYRWLPATFRKNKRRRRLLFFFLLLLLLLAIGLPILFFLVAPRIVAEQVKAVRVRVRSTTIENPDPSGFLASIDFEFLSSTPVAAHVEDLPVSISWQERPVGRMTVPGFTMQPSTRNVAFSSDFRVTNRPHWDAFLTAMLRDGKSEWRIQGQAKIRVLGLTFSDIPFDKTVEIEGPPLPVVDSARNARGFQVEEMDLAASDENRFRARAKVAFDNTSTSAINSLGELQFLLSYRDTPIGLLRSRGPVLLERGRNLYWFDAELHPAVVPISREIQKALQVPNSPAEETVAKQRNAEAVGSPAEIEGFYSTDMARMTPSEDDATRFRTALSDMMSASLSGAPVYVKTVGVYTTQPLFAAAVRALAMETPVKNLFGAEETHMRRRDGGVGERTQGGGLVKEMRFDHFDISAEPSAENVARVAAKVTVRFANPLGDKSPLDIQTVSLSASLRRGGLDGTPMGVINGLMHATGPPRPVENPQISLNSENNSFAPSSSLEPAAAPLASRTEVAAFEREEKLVNFPEAASQPSRDDAGAFLAPLAKRLQAEAKPEGDGDEAPSRRLAVSRDNKPVLVNMSVMDVSFDMEGTIELADEGVPFSAFIRDMVSEPAPFVALAFTESDVEIQTVTALGPLVLKNLPLDQTLTIASMGDMRNVKIESFEVTGEVPGAWLISTVVAFPSKAPTSVYLGNLGLNLRFRDVLIGSVVARNVYIAQGTNKLRFTGRLQPPADALDTISEFFSAAVASPPRGDSRAGQTAEDPSSMPGDAAFAVEEAAGEQVPMMQVTITAAAARLLDALEEEKADQDGGENGELSRVSQKRQPMKWVQEGVEGVSMDVPVPQVGTTADLVRSVNMKGLRMSLDGETATHSLDEAVPLRGSVELFLNNPLGRHLALRLSAVSLTFALAVDLPTEAAVVPTPSGLSRPVVSEVPEGAEDSAGVDSVTQRFSVQPKTRRLVVGRLATQVKNLQSEAVGHLFSDSATPPSTSSEGDASVLRLVLPLAVPLELAGDGAAFAEFVNAFLESENVELLVFGEAECTVQTGFGDVKIRNVDVKSALPLQGLHALKGSRLTAFKIVGYGSLRSFLDGNAHSSPDAESAGNRPNLPPSIPRPDASQRRTQGKAHNRETSEETHGEGEVGQEERRQRLGVSRETGEKALLLDLTALMRNPSEATVDMGSIELDILHMGATVGRVKGANVSLVPGDNFLNFVGGILLSRSTEAAVSSLVTRALLNADLELRIAVSAAARKKGPEWLALALRGATILPEIPPLAELLPSMDRQHLLQDVSFDALTVSAVGWTPKAPASLLFQAATTVVALNPLGSAVPVSVRSVSFSATVSDRQGRRLGHLALPETPATSTGSGSEASLKVSVNVEDGRLLLDAEGVQLGRAIQEFLETPTVSLGLVLQGRADVRVDVGEATLVIGGLRIEKAISLGGAERPDANRHDAEESSVPASPNEGNMFSPRLLSFSFDGTHPNGGVSLAAVASMKNPAPVRLVLPRLFFSISFNETLLGHVWLADDMVVVEPSPRETQLRVRGRLYRQTTESGLHDLNALVKAVVSRVTLGENLDTREEAIESGRRSPVSVKIKVDRSLETAGLVTQPSHETLTDAAGSGNAPAGTLPLWLAVGLDGLALEAPVDGEQVLPRDLLRQLELKTVLVRLQPGANAPLLLDSRLQLHLQNPFGPGASLEIENVSVNADLRDAQRNRVFGRLSGISSRDVEESEERSAEAASAIETQAFPSALASRLASSYACKPETAGRSSSFDETKDRGSQSSERDLCVVDLPFSGALAVTDATAFADFAVAEATETPFPDAGPAPTSLIRVEGEAGATVHTPLGRLVVDGLAIRQAVPFSGVRALLASLSQGVSMQSFKVNHVAFNQDGVDRILFSARVALGSVPDAENASDATSEARAGAEAMEVQAGTLKLDLVSGGVVIGSVETREAVLGALDGKPREIAVEGELFEASSVRGSPSSRLLALMRSAVGAGSGDVGLLIQSHRATAANAAVPAWLLDTIDRMQLRPALSGLDSALHLVESLRLQALSIAILDATHLATDAVVSVETRSPLGSDVALRVEEVAADILLFSPAADRGAESGASRGPRMATLRLASRPPSSQSQEGDLLRLELSLSHVNFGDTLELAGDGAVFGEFVAALLNGEAGSTPYEATVHASVSTAFGAFKIEGLNVRSAADLLNLAGAAAQSKRAERRDEAAGAREEGAATTPAGLLDDLSFDLVDLNFRSDGESPRESGVAFDATMALRLPMDVSLSLGSLAFRVDMPLTEHFSKPPTATDARKVSSAFLGSLRIPNLSLQPGVSTIAVSGQLMPRAADLPVVSDFLSHALRGLSPNLLVLGQDVELVGAATPLWLSKAARAMRVWAPLPAKGLEKYVAGSFANLSLQSVGISAVAPAVQSRDDAVALSADVRARLQSPFGDASRLAVKTVRLDVELKRRRDEEERQEKQSAQNGGIEEGPRPSETRESAEEDAASGGSVRRLQARGGSVHAPATNEDDDLETVGWLRMQDVPLEHVGEEIHVHLEHAVLTFEDRGDSFAALALSLMQATASVEVYVRGSASVVVDTELGLLDLRELPLSLEVPVEGLEIFAGRTLQHLSEGALENLRVSDFADPTVKGLHLSTRLVMENSHDVSVDLGPMAFDLTYEGLVIGAVVLPHFAMLPGRNEVELEGAVKPEGLEAFSRLASSFFLEKQYTVGVRGTPTKRLFSASAGDASEAAKLAVAHAGVQGRAPRWLREVLANVEFAVPVSGSLFGDGAGRGRRPEDAVSDMVKKVELVNIDVDFTGPRDPFVSGEVQVFYALPERLDIRHQVETVAGDMSLFHRHDQGPPTPLGSMHLGELAPVSAAQLLEAEAPVTLAAAARDEPVSALVRAQHGDAAEAAVGAPVALKFFVDALRLSVLEGAENALSNMIAEIVNKRGEMHILLKGRANLKIHTALGTLDIQDVPINLTKSFKCIGGLDPETVKNAFQMEEFGIQSGKAHGLLASAHLRLMMPKVVENFSVRLGKVTLDMFTPISPAKREQLGDLKLLSPPALKLVQPHPQFGYVIQAGMVQVADMAVPSKRPAIFARQKDSRSAAATDLDFLDSGAEQEDDQEFGGGEGAGEKYAASDGWLIGKAVLLRPVVDVAGEEVAIGTREIMSNYMNGRTGKLVIRGSLDSSENPILAGLFAQMEAVVDLPGTQQKLIKGVQISFRLNFFVPVIEAVSVYENPVKVPIKLYYADMETFYEGQSLGGMVIDKGDKPDIIPPMQISHSTPVRIVPKLQNTSAALAIVRNIVSGTRKNVAIDAKGEVRIGIQDFRIGLDVDMEGIQIAF, from the exons ATGCCGGCGCGGTCGCGCCAGCTCGCGTCCTCGGCCTCTCTGGAGAGGGAGGTGTCTGCGGCTGAGGCCCCGGTGATGCCCGTTCGTTCGATCTTGAAGAAGCCTCGAGCTGCGGACAGCTCGGGTGTGAATCCTGGCGACCTCGCGTCGAAGGCGCCTGTAGGGCGGGTCGTGCCTCGGCTTCTGCCGAAACGTTCGCCTTGTGTCCCCGTGGATGCGCGACGAGGCCTCAGTtttgcgccttctctgcattccttctcctcgagctcctctttcttctgtgagAACTTCGTCGAGGTCACCGCAGAGACTCGGCGGCGATCGACCTCGAATCCGAGACGCCAGCCGGAGGAgcagtcttctctcccgtcttgcGAACACCCGGAAGAGATCCGCGCGCCGTCCGAAGTGCCTCCGAcctcgccctctgtctccgtggcGCCGACGGCCCAGTCGCGGGGCCAGATGAGTCCTGAGGACTCTCTAGGTCGTCAGTCCTACTGGCAGTCGgtgcagacgcatgcatcggaAAAACTCGAGACTGGGCAGGCGTCTCCGAGTTTGGCTTCTCTTGAGGATGGCCGCAGCGTAGGAAGCGTACTGACCAGAAAATCCGATCGAACCACCGCCTCAGGAAACGACCAAGCTGACGACGGCTTTCCTCAAGGCTCGAGCGACGCGGCGCCCGACGCGACGAGTACGAGTCCTGCGGCGTCTTCGGGTGCGGCGCGAGTGCAGGAGTTACGGGAGATGGAGCCtgaagaggcgaggcggTCCTCGGAGGAGGGCCGAAGTGGAGGTCAAGGTGAAGAAAGTCGAGCTTGCGGATTAGACGCGGGCCGAAACATACATTCCAAGGAGAACGGAAGTGGAGATGCGAAAGCGGATTCGTTTTTGGGGATCGCGCCAGTTGCATctttgaagaagaagcgcgagggcGAGGGGACAGAGGAGACCCTTCCAGGGGGCGAGAACTTGCTGACAGACGGGGAGGACTCGTCGTCGCGGAGTTTGGAGCCGTCGGACAAGGCCGGCGATGGCGGGGGCTTCTGGAGTTATAGGTGGCTGCCTGCGACTTTtcggaagaacaagaggcgACGCCggttgctcttcttctttttgcttcttctgctgctccttGCGATAGGTTTGCCGAtcctgtttttcttggtCGCGCCGCGCATCGTCGCTGAGCAGGTGAAGGCGGTGCGAGTTCGCGTCCGGTCGACGACTATTGAGAATCCCGATCCTTCCGGCTTCCTCGCGAGCATCGACTTCGagttcctctcctccacgCCGGTCGCGGCACACGTTGAGGACTTGCCGGTGTCGATTTCTTGGCAGGAACGGCCTGTAGGACGCATGACCGTTCCAGGCTTCACCATGCAGCCGTCGACTCGAAATGTTGCATTTTCCTCGGACTTCCGCGTCACGAATCGACCGCACTGGGACGCCTTTCTCACGGCGATGCTCCGAGACGGAAAGAGTGAGTGGCGAATCCAAGGTCAAGCCAAGATCCGCGTTCTGGGTCTGACTTTCTCGGACATCCCCTTTGACAAAACTGTGGAGATCGAAGGACCGCCGCTGCCCGTCGTCGACTCCGCCCGCAACGCCCGCGGCTTCCAGGTCGAGGAGATGGACTTGGCGGCTAGCGACGAAAACCGTTTCCGAGCGCGCGCGAAAGTCGCGTTTGACAACACGAGCACCTCAGCCATCAACTCGCTGGGCGAActccagtttcttctctcgtaTCGAGACACCCCGATCGGGCTCCTACGCTCCCGAGGCCCCGTTCTACTGGAGCGCGGGCGGAACTTGTACTGGTTCGACGCCGAACTCCATCCCGCCGTCGTCCCGATTTCTCGAGAGATTCAGAAGGCCTTGCAGGTGCCGAACAGCCctgcggaggagacagtcgcGAAGCAGCGGAACGCAGAAGCCGTGGGTTCCCCCGCCGAAATTGAAGGTTTTTACAGCACGGACATGGCGCGCATGACGCCTTCTGAGGACGACGCAACTCGCTTCCGAACTGCGCTGTCGGACATGATGtccgcctcgctctccggAGCGCCTGTGTACGTCAAGACGGTCGGCGTGTACACGACGCAGCCGCTGTTCGCGGCGGCAGTTCGCGCCCTCGCCATGGAGACACCTGTCAAGAACTTGTTTGGTGCCGAGGAGACGCACATGCggcggagagacggcggagTTGGAGAAAGAACACAAGGCGGCGGACTCGTCAAGGAAATGCGATTCGACCATTTCGACATCAGCGCCGAACCGAGTGCGGAGAACGTAGCACGCGTCGCCGCCAAAGTCACTGTCCGCTTCGCGAATCCCCTCGGAGACAAATCTCCCCTTGACATCCAGACG gtgtctctgtctgcctcgcTGCGGCGAGGCGGCCTCGACGGAACTCCAATGGGAGTGATAAACGGTTTGATGCATGCAACCGGTCCGCCGCGTCCAGTGGAGAACCCCCAAATTTCGTTGAATTCCGAGAACAACTCTTTCGcgccctcctcttctctcgagccTGCGGCGGCCCCGCTGGCAAGCCGGACGGAAGTCGCTGCCTTTGAGCGCGAAGAGAAACTGGTGAATTTCCCTGAGGCCGCTTCTCAGCCATCTCGTGACGATGCGGGGGCCTTCCTCGCGCCTCTGGCGAAGCGCCTGCAGGCTGAGGCGAAAccggaaggagacggagacgaggcaCCCTCTCGACGGCTGGCTGTCTCCCGCGACAACAAGCCAGTGTTGGTCAACATGTCTGTGATGGACGTCTCGTTCGACATGGAGGGAACGATCGAACTGGCCGACGAGGGTGTTCCCTTCTCGGCGTTTATTCGGGACATGGTGTCGGAGCCCGCGCcgttcgtcgctctcgcgttcACCGAGTCTGACGTTGAAATTCAGACCGTGACTGCACTCGGACCGCTTGTGCTGAAGAACCTGCCGCTGGACCAGACGCTGACGATTGCCTCGATGGGGGACATGCGCAATGTGAAGATCGAGAGTTTCGAAGTCACGGGCGAAGTACCCGGTGCATGGCTGATTTCGAccgtcgtcgccttccccaGCAAGGCGCCGACGTCCGTCTACCTGGGGAACCTCGGACTGAATCTCAGGTTCCGCGACGTCTTGATCGGAAGCGTGGTTGCGCGGAACGTTTATATTGCGCAGGGCACAAACAAGCTGCGCTTCACCGGCCGCCTGCAGCCTCCAGCCGACGCCCTGGACACCATCTCCGagttcttctccgccgctgTCGCTTCCCCGCCGCGCGGCGACTCCCGAGCTGGACAGACCGCCGAGGATCCGAGCTCGATGCCTGGAGACGCCGCGTTCGCGGTCGAGGAAGCCGCCGGCGAACAGGTCCCGATGATGCAAGTCACCATCACGGCCGCCGCTGCGCGGCTCTTGGATGcgctcgaagaagagaaggctgaccaagacggaggagaaaacggagagctgtctcgcgtttcacagaagagacagccgatGAAGTGGGTGCAGGAAGGCGTCGAAGGAGTCTCGATGGATGTCCCTGTGCCTCAAGTTGGAACGACAGCCGACCTGGTGCGATCGGTGAACATGAAGGGTCTCCGCATGTCTCtggatggagagacagcgacgcacAGTTTAGACGAAGCTGTCCCGCTGCGCGGATCCGTCGAACTCTTCCTCAACAATCCGCTGGGGAGACACCTCGCCCTCAGGCTGTCGGCTGTCTCCCTCACCTTCGCGCTGGCCGTCGACCTCCCCACAGAGGCTGCTGTTGTGCCGACGCCCTCCGGCCTCTCCCGGCCAGTGGTCTCGGAGGTTCCCGAAGGCGCTGAAGACTCTGCAGGGGTCGACAGTGTCACCCAGCGATTCTCAGTGCAGCCGAAGACTCGCCGTCTCGTGGTTGGACGTCTCGCTACGCAGGTGAAAAACTTGCAGTCGGAAGCCGTCGGGCATCTCTTCTCAGACAGCGCGACGCcgccttcgacttcttctgaAGGCGACGCGTCGGTTTTGCGTCTCGTCTTGCCGTTGGCGGTCCCTCTGGAACTCGCGGGAGACGGCGCAGCTTTTGCGGAATTTGTGAATGCGTTTCTTGAGAGCGAAAACGTGGAATTGCTGGTTTTCGGCGAGGCCGAATGCACCGTTCAGACCGGCTTCGGAGACGTCAAGATTCGAAACGTGGACGTCAAGTCCGCCTTGCCGCTTCAGGGGCTCCATGCGCTGAAAGGGTCGAGGTTAACCGCGTTCAAAATCGTGGGATATGGATCCCTCCGGTCTTTTCTCGACGGAAACGCGCACAGTTCTCCGGACGCGGAAAGTGCCGGAAACCGACCCAATCTTCCTCCCTCGATCCCTCGTCCGGACGCTTCCCAACGACGTACACAAGGAAAGGCTcacaacagagagacgagcgaAGAGACTCACGGAGAGGGTGAAGTCgggcaggaagaaaggaggcaaCGTTTGGGAGTGTCAAgggaaactggagaaaaggcgcttcttctcgatctCACTGCGCTGATGAGAAATCCGTCGGAGGCCACTGTCGACATGGGGTCGATCGAACTGGACATCCTCCATATGGGAGCGACGGTCGGACGGGTGAAGGGCGCAaacgtctctctcgtccccGGTGACAATTTCCTCAACTTCGTCG gtGGGATCCTTCTAAGCAGAAGCACGGAGGCCGCAGTTTCTTCGCTGGTTACTCGCGCGCTGTTAAATGCAGACTTGGAGTTGCGTATTGCGGTCTCCGCGGccgcaagaaaaaaaggaccTGAGTGGCTGGCGCTGGCGCTCCGCGGGGCGACGATTCTTCCGGAAATTCCGCCGCTCGCGGAGCTTCTGCCGAGCATGGATCGACAGCACCTCCTCCAGGATGTCTCCTTCGATGCCctcactgtctctgctgtggGGTGGACTCCGAAGGCTCccgcgtcgcttctcttccaggCGGCCACGACGGTCGTCGCCCTCAACCCGCTGGGCTCCGCcgtccctgtctctgtccgaagtgtctccttttcggcGACTGTCTCCGACCGTCAGGGCCGCCGCCTCGGGCACCTCGCACTGCCGGAGACGCCCGCGACGAGCACCGGGTCCGGTTCTGAGGCCTCGCTGAAGGTCTCGGTGAACGTCGAGGACGGACGTCTGCTGCTCGACGCGGAGGGCGTCCAGCTCGGACGAGCCATTCAGGAATTCCTCGAAACGCCCACTGTGTCGCTGGGCCTCGTTCTTCAAGGCCGCGCCGACGTCCGAGTCGACGTCGGAGAGGCGACGCTTGTCATCGGTGGACTGCGGATCGAAAAAGCAATTTCTCtcggaggagcagagaggccAGACGCCAACAGGCACGATGCAGAAG AGTCGTCAGTGCCTGCCTCCCCGAATGAAGGAAACATgttttctccgcgtctgtTAAGTTTTTCGTTCGACGGCACCCACCCCAAcggaggcgtctctctcgccgctgtcGCGTCGATGAAGAATCCGGCGCCAGTTCGGCTTGttctgcctcgtctgttcttctccatttccttcAACGAGACGCTCCTCGGCCATGTCTGGCTGGCGGACGACATGGTGGTGGTGGagccttctcctcgcgagACTCAGCTTCGCGTCCGCGGTCGGCTGTACAGACAAACAACTGAGAGCGGGCTGCACGACCTGAACGCCTTAGTGAAGGCCGTAGTCAGCCGAGTGACTCTCGGAGAGAATTTagacacaagagaagaagcgataGAAAGTGGAAGGCGTTCCCCGGTCTCTGTGAAGATCAAGGTGGACAGGAGTTTGGAGACTGCGGGTCTCGTGACTCAGCCATCTCACGAGACTCTCACAGACGCCGCTGGCTCGGGCAACGCTCCTGCCGGGACTCTTCCCCTCTGGCTCGCTGTGGGGCTCGACGGCCTCGCGCTCGAAGCGCCCGTGGACGGCGAGCAGGTCTTGCCTCGGGATCTGCTGAGGCAACTGGAGCTGAAGACCGTTTTGGTGCGCCTTCAGCCGGGGGCGAAcgcgccgctgctgctggaCTCGCGTCTCCAGCTGCATCTGCAGAATCCGTTCGGTCCTGGAGCGTCTCTGGAAATCGAGAATGTATCCGTGAACGCAGATCTGCGCGACGCGCAGCGAAACCGAGTCTTCGGGCGCCTCTCCGGTATCAGTTCGCGTGACgtagaagagagcgaggagaggagcgcAGAAGCAGCGTCTGCCATCGAGACCCAGGCGTTCCCTTCCGCGCTTGCGTCAAGGCTGGCATCAAGCTACGCGTGTAAGCCGGAAACAGCAGGgagatcttcttctttcgacgAAACGAAGGACCGCGGTTCGCAGTCCTCTGAGAGAGACCTCTGCGTTGTGGATCTGCCCTTTTCCGGCGCTCTCGCAGTCACCGACGCAACAGCCTTCGCCGACTTTGCTGTcgcagaggcgacggagacaccctTTCCGGATGCTGGGCCTGCGCCGACTTCTTTGATTCGCGTCGAAGGCGAGGCCGGCGCGACTGTCCATACTCCGTTGGGGCGGCTCGTTGTCGACGGCCTCGCGATCAGGCAAGCGGTGCCCTTCTCCGGAGTGCGAGCGTTGctcgcgagtctctctcAGGGTGTGTCGATGCAGTCCTTCAAAGTGAATCACGTCGCTTTCAACCAAGATGGAGTTGACCGaattctcttctccgctcgcgtcgctctcggATCGGTCCCAGACGCGGAGAATGCGTCGGACGCGACTTCCGAGGCGCGCGCAGGTGCGGAAGCCATGGAGGTGCAGGCAGGAACTCTGAAGCTGGACCTCGTGTCTGGCGGAGTCGTGATCGGTTCGGTCGAGACTCGAGAGGCAGTGCTGGGAGCTTTGGATGGCAAGCCGCGGGAGATTGCAGTCGAAGGCGAATTATTCGAGGCCTCGAGTGTGCGAGGCAGTCCGagttcgcgtctcctcgcgctgATGCGCAGCGCAGTCGGCGCGGGAAGCGGAGACGTCGGCTTGCTGATTCAGAGTCACCGCGCGACGGCGGCGAACGCAGCCGTCCCGGCTTGGCTCCTCGACACCATCGACCGCATGCAGTTACGACCTGCCCTCTCCGGCCTCGATTCTGCTCTGCACCTCGTCGAAAGTCTGCGACTACAGGCTCTGTCGATCGCGATTCTCGATGCGACTCACCTCGCCACCGACGCTGTGGTTTCTGTCGAAACTCGCAGTCCGCTGGGCTCCGACGTCGCGCTCCGCGTCGAGGAAGTCGCGGCAGACattctgctcttctcgccggCTGCGGACCGTGGCGCCGAATCCGGAGCCTCCCGCGGACCTCGCATGGCGACCCTCAGACTGGCCTCGCGGCCGCCAAGCTCGCAGTCCCAGGAGGGCGACTTGCTTCGACTCGAGTTGTCTCTGAGTCACGTAAACTTCGGAGACACCCTGGAGCTCGCGGGAGACGGAGCTGTTTTCGGCGAGTTCGTCGCCGCGCTCCTGAACGGCGAGGCTGGGTCCACGCCGTATGAAGCGACGGTCCATGCCAGCGTCTCGACGGCCTTCGGGGCGTTCAAAATCGAAGGCTTGAACGTGCGTTCGGCGGCGGATTTGCTCAACTTGGCTGGCGCCGCTGCGCAATCGAAGAGAGCGGAGCGCCGAGACGAAGCGGCAGGAGCtcgggaagaaggcgcagcgacGACGCCTGCGGGGCTCCTCGACGACCTCTCTTTCGACCTCGTGGATCTGAACTTCCGAAGTGACGGGGAGTCTCCCCGCGAATCCGGTGTCGCGTTCGACGCCACGATGGCTCTCCGCCTTCCCATGGAcgtttccctctcgcttGGGTCGCTGGCCTTCAGAGTGGACATGCCGTTGACCGAGCATTTCTCGAAACCTCCGACGGCGACGGACGCGCGAAAGGTCTCCTCGGCCTTCCTAGGCTCACTGCGCATCCCGAATCTGTCCCTGCAGCCGGGTGTGTCGACGATTGCGGTGTCTGGACAGTTGATGCCGCGCGCCGCGGATTTGCCTGTGGTCTCCGACTTCCTCTCGCATGCCCTTCGAGGCCTGTCGCCGAACCTCCTCGTTTTGGGCCAAGACGTGGAGCTGGTCGGAGCCGCGACGCCTCTGTGGCTCTCGAAGGCAGCCAGGGCGATGCGCGTCTGGGCGCCGCTGCCTGCTAAAGGCCTAGAGAAGTACGTCGCAGGTTCCTTCGCGaacctctctctgcagagtgTCGGAATCTCGGCCGTTGCGCCGGCAGTGCAGAGCCGAGACGACGCCGTCGCCCTCAGTGCAGACGTCCGCGCGCGCCTGCAGAGTCCGTTCGGCGACGCGTCGCGGCTAGCTGTGAAGACCGTGCGCCTCGACGTCGAActgaagcgaagaagagacgaagaagagagacaagagaagcagagcgcgCAGAACGGAGGGATCGAGGAAGGACCGAGGCCGTCTGAGACGCGCGAATCtgccgaggaagacgcggcgTCTGGTGGGTCTGTGCGACGACTGCAGGCGCGTGGAGGGTCGGTCCACGCACCGGCGAcgaacgaagacgacgacctGGAGACTGTCGGGTGGCTGCGAATGCAAGACGTCCCGCTAGAACATGTCGGCGAGGAAATCCACGTGCACCTCGAGCATGCTGTCCTCACCTTCGAAGACCGAGGCGACTCTTTCGCGGCGCTCGCTCTCAGTTTGATGCAGGCGACTGCGTCAGTTGAGGTCTACGTCCGGGGGTCCGCGTCGGTTGTGGTTGACACGGAGTTAGGTCTTCTGGATCTGcgcgagcttccgctgtctctcgaggtGCCTGTCGAAGGTTTGGAGATCTTCGCAGGTCGCACGCTGCAACATCTCTCCGAGGGGGCTCTCGAGAACCTGCGCGTCTCGGACTTTGCAGATCCGACGGTCAAAGGTCTTCACCTGTCGACGCGCCTGGTGATGGAGAACAGCCACGACGTTTCTGTGGACCTCGGCCCGATGGCGTTCGACCTGACCTACGAAGGACTGGTGATCGGCGCTGTGGTCCTTCCTCACTTTGCGATGTTGCCCGGGAGGAACGAAGTGGAACTCGAGGGCGCAGTGAAGCCGGAGGGCCTGGAAGCCTTCAGTCGActcgcctcctcgttcttcttggAGAAACAGTACACGGTAGGAGTCCGGGGGACTCCGACAAAGCGGCTGTTCTCGGCGTCCGCGGGCGACGCGAGCGAGGCTGCGAAGCTCGCGGTTGCCCACGCAGGCGTCCAGGGCCGCGCGCCACGGTGGCTTCGCGAGGTGCTCGCGAACGTCGAGTTCGCGGTGCCTGTCTCGGGGTCGCTGTTCGGCGACGGCGCAGGTCGCGGGAGACGCCCGGAAGACGCGGTGTCGGACATGGTCAAGAAAGTCGAACTCGTCAACATTGACGTCGACTTCACCGGTCCCCGAGatcccttcgtctccggcGAGGTCCAGGTCTTCTACGCGCTGCCCGAGCGACTCGACATCCGACACCAAGTGGAGACGGTGGCCGGAGACATGTCCCTGTTTCACCGCCACGACCAAGGACCGCCGACGCCGCTCGGCTCAATGCACCTCGGAGAACTGGCCCCAGTCTCTGCGGCTCAGCTCCTCGAGGCCGAGGCGCCCGTGACGCTCGCGGCGGCTGCGCGCGACGAGCCggtctctgctctcgtcAGAGCGCAGCACGGAGATGCTGCGGAAGCCGCGGTCGGGGCGCCTGTCGCGCTCAAGTTCTTCGTCGACGCCTTGCGCTTGAGCGTCCTCGAAGGCGCTGAGAACGCCCTGTCGAACATGATCGCCGAAATCGTCAACAAACGCGGAGAAATGCACATCCTTTTGAAGGGCCGCGCAAACCTCAAAATACACACCGCCCTCGGGACTCTGGACATCCAAGACGTACCTATCAACCTTACCAAAAGCTTCAAAT GCATTGGAGGCCTTGATCCGGAGACAGTGAAGAACGCGTTTCAGATGGAGGAGTTTGGCATTCAGTCTGGGAAGGCTCACGGGTTGTTGGCGTCGGCGCATTTGCGTTTGATGATGCCGAAGGTGGTGGAGAACTTTTCAGTGCGTTTGGGGAAGGTGACTCTGGATATGTTTACCCCGATTTCTCCCGCGAAACGCGAGCAGTTGGGAGACCTGAAACTCCTGTCTCCCCCTGCGCTGAAGCTCGTGCAGCCTCACCCGCAGTTCGGCTACGTCATTCAGGCAGGAATGGTTCAAGTCGCCGACATGGCTGTGCCTTCCAAGCGCCCTGCGATCTTTGCGCGACAGAAAGACTCTCGCTCGGCCGCGGCCACAGACCTGGACTTCCTGGACTCGGGGGCGGAGCAGGAAGACGACCAAGAATTTGGAGGGGGCGAAGGCGCAGGAGAAAAGTACGCTGCGAGCGACGGCTGGCTAATCGGGAAGGCGGTCTTGCTGCGCCCCGTCGTGGACGTCGCAGGCGAGGAAGTTGCGATCGGCACTCGCGAAATCATGAGCAACTACATGAATGGACGAACCGGCAAACTCGTGATTCGCGGCTCGCTTGACAGCTCGGAGAACCCAATTCTCGCTGGCCTCTTCGCTCAAATGGAAGCCGTCGTCGACCTACCTGGCACCCAACAGAAACTCATCAAAGGCGTCCAGATCTCCTTCCGA